The following coding sequences are from one Virgibacillus necropolis window:
- a CDS encoding M20 family metallopeptidase, with protein sequence MKEVKKDLFDRIDSLRDVLIDVSDYIYSNPELGNLEYKAVEKITNTLKKYNFEIEKGIAGLDTAFKATYQNGTGGPVIGLLCEYDALKELGHGCGHNLQSASVIGAAIAVSRLLGEKPATIQIIGTPAEESTSGKIPMTKKGYFDHLDVALMMHGGDRTTVDGKCLAVDNFEFEFIGKESHAAVAPEQGVSALDGVLMTFNGMEYLREHVRSDVRIHGIITEGGMAPNIVPKRAVAKFSIRAADRHYLDKVVERAINVVKGAALATGTQVNVHIGKSLESKLNVQSLNDVLLSNADLSGAKNITPPREKTGSTDFSIVTHRVPGSCIRIAFVPYGTSNHTEEWVKASKSKDGDEAIIAAAKTLGGTCLDLITSPDLLQKVKDEFNRAKRQLPLDNEKLSSVN encoded by the coding sequence ATGAAAGAAGTAAAAAAAGATCTATTTGATAGGATAGATAGTTTACGTGATGTCTTAATTGATGTGAGTGATTACATCTATTCTAATCCTGAACTAGGTAACCTAGAGTACAAAGCAGTTGAAAAAATTACAAATACATTAAAAAAGTACAACTTCGAAATTGAAAAAGGTATTGCAGGGTTAGATACAGCTTTTAAAGCAACTTACCAAAATGGAACGGGTGGACCTGTAATCGGATTGTTATGTGAGTATGATGCATTAAAAGAACTTGGTCATGGTTGTGGTCACAACTTACAATCAGCATCTGTCATTGGAGCGGCAATTGCTGTATCGAGATTATTGGGAGAAAAGCCTGCAACTATACAAATCATAGGAACTCCAGCTGAGGAGTCGACAAGCGGGAAGATACCAATGACGAAGAAGGGATATTTTGATCATTTGGATGTAGCTTTAATGATGCATGGTGGTGATCGAACAACAGTTGATGGGAAATGTTTAGCGGTTGACAACTTTGAATTTGAATTTATTGGGAAGGAGTCACATGCAGCAGTTGCTCCTGAACAAGGGGTTAGTGCATTAGATGGTGTACTGATGACATTTAATGGGATGGAATATTTAAGGGAGCATGTTCGCTCTGATGTCCGCATCCATGGAATTATTACAGAAGGCGGAATGGCACCAAATATTGTACCGAAAAGAGCAGTCGCAAAGTTTTCAATTCGTGCAGCGGATCGCCATTATTTGGATAAGGTTGTTGAACGGGCAATAAATGTAGTAAAGGGTGCAGCGCTTGCCACAGGAACACAGGTGAATGTCCATATCGGAAAATCGTTGGAAAGCAAATTAAATGTTCAAAGTTTAAATGATGTTCTTTTAAGTAATGCAGATTTATCTGGCGCAAAAAATATAACCCCACCCCGCGAGAAAACTGGATCTACAGACTTTAGTATTGTAACTCATCGCGTGCCAGGTTCATGTATTCGAATAGCCTTTGTACCATATGGAACCTCAAATCATACTGAAGAGTGGGTAAAGGCATCCAAAAGCAAGGATGGAGATGAAGCAATTATTGCCGCAGCCAAAACCTTGGGTGGAACATGCTTAGATTTAATTACATCTCCAGATCTATTACAAAAAGTAAAAGATGAATTTAATAGGGCTAAGCGCCAATTACCGCTAGATAATGAAAAGCTTTCATCAGTAAATTAG
- a CDS encoding ABC transporter substrate-binding protein has translation MRFKRASLYLVVLASIFLVSGCTTSQSEESSGEGETLTISLGPDLMTWDIHNHTTTSTEAIHVNVFDYLLMRNQEGEIQPHLAKSWKKVNDTTYEFILNDGVKFHNGEALTAEDVKFTLERVAKDESLRSNGDYNAIKEIKVIDDFKFQIITDAPDPMLISRISRQASGILPKDYIEENGWDYFNENPIGSGPLKFVEWKRDNRVVLEPYDEYFGKKVTDWDKVVFRAIPESTTRVAELLSGNIDIAANIPPSDWEQVKKSDVSKLVSGPSNRTYLLFLRTGEEWPTSDIKVREAIDYAINDKAIVDSLMNGGGTPTLTRVNPGNLGVEEALYGKYNYDIEKAKQLLKEAGYEDGLSIKLAGPSGRYLQDREVMQLIAGMLAKVDINVEMNILKWGPFVELREQKKFGDGYLIALGASFFDAGQSLDYYSSERAATINGYSNEEVDELLAAAAVSTNEKERIKMYQRVQQIANEEKPILPLFQLNQYFGVKEDIEFQPRLDELIYIPDIEKK, from the coding sequence ATGAGATTCAAACGTGCTTCTCTTTATTTGGTAGTACTAGCTTCAATATTTCTTGTATCTGGTTGTACAACTAGCCAGTCTGAAGAATCTTCCGGGGAAGGTGAAACCCTAACTATTTCTTTAGGGCCTGATTTAATGACCTGGGACATTCACAATCATACTACTACCTCGACAGAAGCAATCCATGTAAATGTATTTGATTACCTTTTAATGAGAAATCAAGAAGGGGAAATTCAGCCGCACTTAGCAAAGAGTTGGAAGAAAGTTAATGATACAACATATGAATTTATCCTAAATGATGGTGTGAAATTTCATAATGGAGAAGCTTTAACGGCAGAGGATGTTAAATTCACCCTTGAAAGAGTTGCTAAGGATGAAAGTTTACGCAGTAACGGTGACTATAATGCGATAAAAGAAATAAAAGTAATAGATGACTTTAAATTTCAGATCATTACTGATGCTCCTGATCCAATGCTTATAAGTAGAATTTCAAGGCAAGCTTCAGGGATATTACCAAAAGATTATATTGAAGAAAATGGCTGGGATTATTTTAACGAAAACCCTATAGGTTCTGGCCCTTTAAAATTTGTAGAATGGAAAAGAGATAACCGTGTTGTATTGGAACCATATGATGAGTACTTCGGGAAAAAAGTTACTGATTGGGATAAAGTAGTTTTTAGGGCAATACCTGAAAGTACTACAAGGGTAGCGGAATTGCTCTCTGGAAACATTGATATTGCAGCTAATATTCCTCCAAGTGATTGGGAGCAAGTAAAAAAGTCTGACGTTAGTAAACTAGTTAGCGGCCCCTCTAATCGTACGTATTTACTTTTTTTAAGAACTGGGGAAGAGTGGCCAACCTCAGATATCAAAGTTAGAGAAGCAATTGATTATGCGATCAATGATAAAGCAATAGTTGATAGTCTAATGAATGGTGGAGGAACACCAACGCTCACTCGTGTTAATCCAGGTAATTTGGGGGTAGAAGAAGCGCTATATGGTAAATATAACTATGATATTGAAAAGGCCAAACAGTTATTAAAAGAGGCAGGGTATGAAGATGGTTTATCGATAAAACTTGCTGGACCATCTGGTAGGTATCTACAGGATAGAGAAGTTATGCAGTTAATAGCAGGTATGTTGGCTAAGGTCGACATTAATGTTGAAATGAACATTCTAAAATGGGGTCCATTTGTAGAATTAAGGGAACAAAAAAAGTTTGGTGATGGTTATTTAATTGCCTTGGGTGCTTCGTTCTTTGATGCAGGCCAATCGTTAGATTACTATAGTTCGGAACGAGCAGCGACAATTAATGGTTATAGTAATGAAGAGGTGGATGAGCTATTAGCCGCTGCTGCAGTATCTACAAATGAGAAAGAACGTATAAAAATGTATCAACGTGTTCAGCAAATCGCCAATGAGGAAAAGCCAATTTTACCTCTGTTTCAACTCAATCAATATTTTGGGGTGAAGGAAGATATTGAATTTCAACCGAGATTGGATGAATTGATATATATCCCAGATATTGAAAAAAAATAA
- a CDS encoding ABC transporter permease: protein MWKYFLIRLLQVPPVLFIITLMIFVLVYVAGDPVLMMLPADATPQEIGQLRHALGFDQPFYVQFGHYIMDLLRGDFGESYQYGEPALSLVLERLPATLQLAAVSMIFAVIIAIPLGVWSAIRPNTFIDLFATGLSVLGKAIPNFWLGIMLILIFAVNYQILPVSGTGSWAHIILPAITLGTAMSAEITRLVRSNMLEILSQDYIRTARSKGLKNGVVIFRHAFKNSLVPVITITFLQAAALVGGSLITEMIFAWPGLGQLIIQAVYEKDLPIIQATVFVTAIMIILINLLTDVLYRVLDPRIKFN, encoded by the coding sequence GTGTGGAAATATTTTTTAATACGGTTACTCCAGGTTCCTCCTGTACTTTTCATCATAACACTAATGATTTTTGTTCTTGTTTATGTTGCAGGTGACCCTGTTTTAATGATGCTACCAGCGGATGCAACTCCACAAGAGATCGGTCAATTAAGACATGCTTTGGGATTTGACCAACCCTTTTATGTGCAATTTGGCCATTATATTATGGATCTTTTAAGAGGCGATTTTGGAGAATCTTATCAATATGGTGAGCCGGCCTTATCTCTTGTGTTGGAAAGGCTACCAGCTACACTACAATTAGCCGCTGTTTCTATGATTTTTGCAGTTATAATTGCTATACCTCTTGGCGTTTGGTCCGCAATAAGACCGAATACGTTCATTGATCTTTTTGCAACAGGGCTATCCGTTTTAGGAAAGGCAATTCCAAATTTTTGGTTGGGTATCATGTTAATATTAATATTTGCTGTTAATTACCAAATTTTGCCGGTATCCGGCACAGGGAGTTGGGCGCATATTATTCTACCAGCAATAACCTTAGGAACTGCTATGTCGGCTGAAATTACCAGGCTTGTGCGCTCGAATATGCTGGAGATATTGTCTCAAGATTATATCAGAACTGCCCGTAGCAAAGGTCTGAAAAATGGGGTTGTTATTTTTAGACACGCTTTTAAGAATTCATTAGTGCCAGTAATAACAATTACTTTTCTTCAAGCGGCGGCCTTAGTCGGTGGATCTTTAATCACAGAAATGATTTTTGCATGGCCCGGATTAGGTCAATTAATTATTCAAGCTGTTTATGAAAAAGATCTACCAATCATTCAAGCTACTGTTTTTGTTACTGCAATAATGATTATCTTAATTAATTTACTAACTGATGTACTATATCGTGTCTTAGATCCAAGAATAAAATTTAATTAG
- a CDS encoding ABC transporter permease, whose amino-acid sequence MKSIFISTLKKLWKSKTGTVGFIIVISICLMAAFAPLLAPYNPYKINVTEMLIPPFWIDGGSFAHILGTDNLGRDMLSRLIYGSRISIIVGILSVVLAGFIGVLFGLIAGYYGGLVDNIVMRLVDSFLSVPTILFCLVFLTVLNPGIATLIFVIGITSWVMYARLVRSETLSIREREYVKAARTMGVSDFKIITRHIFPNVVSSVIVISTLSVASAIITESSLSFLGLGIQPPTISWGIMLSEGREYLATSWWLSTFPGIAITLTVLGIIFLGEWLRDLLDPRSSRVKS is encoded by the coding sequence ATGAAAAGCATTTTTATATCGACGCTCAAAAAATTGTGGAAGAGTAAAACCGGCACTGTTGGTTTTATTATTGTTATAAGTATCTGTTTAATGGCTGCGTTTGCACCTTTACTAGCTCCTTATAATCCATATAAAATTAATGTGACTGAAATGTTAATACCACCGTTTTGGATAGATGGGGGCAGTTTTGCACATATTCTTGGGACGGACAATCTTGGCCGTGATATGTTAAGTAGGCTCATTTATGGTTCTCGAATATCTATTATTGTTGGTATACTTTCGGTTGTTCTGGCAGGATTCATAGGTGTACTATTCGGTCTTATAGCGGGGTATTATGGAGGATTAGTTGATAATATAGTAATGAGATTAGTAGATTCTTTTTTATCTGTTCCAACTATCTTGTTTTGTTTAGTATTTCTAACAGTATTAAATCCTGGAATAGCTACATTGATTTTCGTAATAGGTATTACAAGTTGGGTAATGTATGCGAGATTGGTTAGAAGTGAGACGTTGAGCATACGTGAACGGGAGTATGTAAAAGCAGCTAGGACAATGGGTGTTTCGGATTTCAAAATTATTACTCGTCACATTTTTCCTAATGTGGTTTCATCTGTAATTGTTATTTCTACTTTAAGTGTTGCTTCAGCGATAATTACGGAATCATCACTAAGTTTTTTAGGATTGGGTATCCAGCCACCAACTATTTCATGGGGGATAATGTTAAGTGAGGGAAGAGAATATTTAGCCACAAGTTGGTGGTTATCGACGTTTCCCGGGATAGCAATAACATTGACCGTTCTAGGTATTATATTCTTAGGAGAGTGGTTGCGAGACTTGCTAGACCCTAGATCTAGTAGAGTGAAATCTTAA
- a CDS encoding ABC transporter ATP-binding protein has translation MTKLLEVNDLKTHFFTDNGIIPSVDGVSFSINKGQTTAIVGESGCGKSVTSYSIMRLLDSPGKIVSGQVLFEGQDLTKVKEKHMRSIRGNDISMIFQDPLSSLNPVIKIGKQLSETLILHQGLSKGKAKLQSIQMLTKVGIPRAEQVYKSYPHELSGGMRQRVMIAMSLSCNPKLLIADEPTTALDVTIQAQILRLMKNLSSDFQTSILLITHDLGVVAELADRVIVMYAGQVVEETDVYTLFSEPKHPYTKGLLSSTPKLNEDEEDLESIQGNVPSPSNKPSGCYFHPRCPVAKDICRKDMPALKDFSNSSKVRCWLYEEAGEDMTHAGNY, from the coding sequence ATGACTAAGCTACTAGAGGTAAATGACTTAAAGACACACTTTTTTACTGACAATGGAATAATTCCATCGGTTGACGGTGTTTCTTTTTCAATAAATAAAGGGCAAACAACAGCGATTGTTGGTGAATCAGGCTGTGGAAAAAGTGTAACTTCTTATTCAATAATGAGATTGCTTGATTCACCAGGAAAAATTGTGAGTGGTCAGGTATTATTTGAGGGACAGGATTTAACAAAGGTGAAGGAAAAACATATGAGATCTATTAGGGGTAATGATATTTCGATGATTTTCCAAGATCCATTGTCTTCTTTAAATCCCGTTATTAAAATTGGTAAGCAACTTTCGGAAACTTTAATTCTGCACCAAGGGTTATCCAAAGGTAAAGCTAAGTTACAAAGCATTCAAATGTTAACAAAGGTGGGTATTCCGAGGGCTGAACAAGTTTATAAGTCTTACCCCCATGAATTAAGCGGTGGTATGAGACAGCGTGTAATGATTGCAATGTCTTTATCTTGTAATCCGAAACTTCTAATAGCTGACGAACCAACTACTGCGTTAGATGTAACCATACAAGCCCAAATTTTAAGGTTAATGAAAAATCTAAGTTCTGACTTTCAAACATCCATCTTATTAATAACACATGATTTAGGTGTTGTTGCTGAATTGGCAGATAGGGTAATTGTCATGTATGCAGGTCAGGTTGTAGAAGAAACAGATGTCTATACGTTATTTTCAGAACCTAAACACCCATATACTAAGGGACTTTTAAGTAGTACCCCAAAACTTAATGAAGATGAAGAAGATCTCGAATCTATTCAGGGGAATGTACCTTCCCCGTCGAATAAACCTAGTGGATGTTATTTTCATCCAAGGTGTCCGGTAGCAAAGGATATTTGTAGGAAAGACATGCCGGCTTTAAAAGATTTCAGTAATTCCTCTAAGGTCAGATGTTGGCTTTATGAAGAAGCAGGGGAGGATATGACACATGCAGGAAACTATTAA
- a CDS encoding ABC transporter ATP-binding protein, with protein sequence MQETINKNADPKIAMTQLLKLENVKKHFDVGGYLLKKNKEYLKAVDGVSLTVNQGETLGIVGESGCGKSTLGNLIMGLLKPTEGNIFFEDTNISSMKEKDLKNRRSDFQMIFQDPFSSLNPRMRVFDIIAEPLITHKVINKDNLKKRVFELMEDVGLDTSYSNRFPHEFSGGQRQRIGIARALTLKPKLIVCDEPVSALDVSIQSQILNLLSTLQKRHNLTFIFIAHGLPAVKHISDRIGVMYLGNIVELTTKEQLFKQPMHPYTAGLLSSQPISDPSMRSDRKEEYMEGDIPSPVNPPKGCKFHTRCPYATDKCKEEVPSLTEKDTGHLVACHYPLLEP encoded by the coding sequence ATGCAGGAAACTATTAATAAAAATGCAGATCCAAAAATTGCGATGACTCAATTACTAAAATTAGAAAATGTAAAGAAGCATTTTGATGTCGGTGGATATCTTTTAAAAAAGAACAAAGAATACCTGAAAGCTGTAGATGGTGTAAGTTTAACAGTTAACCAAGGTGAGACACTAGGAATAGTTGGTGAATCGGGATGTGGTAAATCTACCTTGGGGAATCTAATTATGGGCTTATTAAAACCTACTGAAGGGAACATATTTTTTGAGGATACAAATATATCTTCAATGAAGGAAAAGGATTTGAAAAATAGACGTTCTGACTTCCAAATGATTTTTCAAGACCCTTTTTCTTCCCTAAATCCTCGGATGCGCGTTTTTGATATAATTGCAGAACCTCTAATTACACATAAAGTTATAAACAAAGATAACTTAAAAAAGCGAGTGTTTGAATTAATGGAGGATGTAGGTTTAGATACCTCATATTCTAATCGGTTTCCACATGAATTTAGTGGAGGACAAAGGCAGAGGATAGGGATAGCGCGAGCATTAACTTTAAAACCTAAATTAATTGTCTGTGATGAACCAGTGTCTGCATTAGATGTATCTATTCAATCGCAGATATTGAACTTACTATCTACCCTACAAAAAAGGCATAATTTAACTTTTATTTTTATTGCACACGGACTGCCCGCGGTCAAACATATCAGTGATCGCATTGGTGTTATGTATCTAGGGAATATTGTTGAATTAACAACAAAAGAGCAGTTATTTAAACAGCCTATGCATCCATATACTGCTGGGCTCTTATCTTCACAACCCATTTCCGATCCAAGTATGAGATCAGATAGAAAAGAAGAATATATGGAAGGAGATATTCCTAGTCCGGTAAATCCACCTAAGGGTTGTAAGTTTCATACCAGGTGTCCTTATGCTACGGATAAATGTAAAGAGGAGGTTCCATCTCTTACAGAAAAAGATACCGGGCATTTAGTAGCTTGTCATTATCCTTTACTAGAACCATAG
- a CDS encoding LysR family transcriptional regulator codes for MKEQDCLLLVTLHEEQNMTNAADRLYLSQPAISYRLRQIEKEYTIKIINREGNKIRFTPEGEYLVEFSKNTLLELSKMKDYIKTIKNDTQGRLRIGVSSNFALYKLPPLVRKFLELHPKVQVKVNTGWSSEIVQLLEKNEIQIGIITGNYKWLEKKVLLNQDPISIISKKPINLKELPFLPMISYQPNNLIRKTQKPANPLSELIENWWQEKFKSPPMTSMEVDKVETCKEMVQNNLGYSIIPKSCLTNNDSFYSYDLKMENNQLIYRKTWLIFRESSLQLTTVNDFAEHMKRAMRS; via the coding sequence GTGAAAGAACAAGATTGCTTATTATTAGTCACTCTTCATGAAGAACAGAATATGACCAATGCAGCTGATCGTTTATATCTTTCTCAACCCGCCATATCCTATAGACTACGGCAAATCGAAAAAGAGTATACCATTAAGATTATTAATCGAGAAGGAAACAAAATTCGTTTCACACCTGAAGGGGAGTACTTGGTAGAATTCTCCAAAAACACTCTTCTTGAATTAAGTAAAATGAAGGATTATATTAAAACGATTAAAAATGATACGCAAGGCCGTCTACGTATTGGTGTCTCAAGTAATTTTGCATTGTATAAGCTTCCGCCGCTGGTGAGGAAATTTCTTGAATTACATCCAAAAGTACAAGTTAAAGTTAATACTGGATGGAGTTCCGAGATTGTACAATTGCTAGAGAAAAACGAAATACAAATTGGTATTATTACAGGTAATTATAAATGGCTTGAAAAAAAAGTCCTTCTGAACCAAGATCCTATATCAATTATTTCAAAAAAGCCAATTAATTTAAAAGAGTTGCCATTCTTACCGATGATTTCTTATCAACCGAACAACTTAATTAGGAAAACACAAAAGCCAGCGAATCCATTATCTGAACTGATTGAGAACTGGTGGCAGGAAAAATTCAAATCCCCTCCTATGACAAGTATGGAAGTTGATAAGGTGGAAACATGTAAAGAAATGGTCCAAAATAACCTAGGATATTCTATCATTCCGAAATCGTGTTTGACTAATAATGACTCTTTTTACTCATATGATTTAAAAATGGAAAACAATCAATTAATCTACCGGAAAACTTGGTTAATCTTCAGAGAATCTTCACTCCAATTAACTACTGTAAATGATTTTGCAGAACATATGAAAAGAGCCATGCGTTCATGA
- a CDS encoding hydantoinase/oxoprolinase family protein, producing the protein MTSYRIGIDVGGTHTDAVVLDEAYNVIAETKTPTSADVSSGIYNALKEVVASSNVPARDIDYAMLGTTHCTNAIVERKRLNKIAVIRIGAPATLAIKPLVGVPEDLKAILGKHMYIVRGGHEFDGREIIELDESDIYRIANEVKGKVDSIAVTSVFSPVTNEHEQRTSEILQEVLGDEVAISLSSEIGNVGLLERENATILNAAIVNVARTTANGFVNALKEEGIHAKVFFGQNDGTLMSVEYTVRYPILTIACGPTNSLRGASYLTNISDALVIDVGGTTTDIGVLTNSFPRQSSLAVEIGGVRTNFRMPDIMSVGLGGGTIIQLDEDNTFQIGPGSVGYRLTEEALIFGGNTLTTTDIVVALGKADLGDASRVSHLDTDLLEKIYAKMVNRLEEALDKMKTSAEPIPVILVGGGSILLPDTLKGASEVICPNNFGVANAIGSAISQVSGQIEKIFSMDELGRDKTIEKAKNMAQEEAIIAGADPDDLVIVDLEDVPLAYLTGNATRIRVKAAGSLKKTTLA; encoded by the coding sequence ATGACAAGCTATCGAATTGGAATTGACGTAGGTGGAACACATACAGATGCAGTCGTTTTAGATGAGGCATATAACGTTATTGCGGAAACGAAAACTCCTACTTCTGCTGATGTGAGCAGCGGAATATATAACGCATTAAAAGAAGTAGTAGCTTCTTCTAATGTCCCTGCTCGAGATATCGATTATGCGATGCTCGGTACAACGCATTGTACAAATGCAATCGTCGAGCGAAAACGTCTTAATAAAATTGCAGTTATACGTATTGGAGCACCTGCTACACTAGCGATAAAACCACTAGTAGGAGTGCCAGAAGATCTTAAGGCTATTTTAGGAAAACATATGTATATTGTACGGGGTGGCCATGAATTTGATGGTCGTGAAATCATCGAACTTGATGAGTCGGATATATACCGAATTGCAAATGAAGTGAAAGGAAAAGTAGATTCCATCGCTGTAACATCTGTTTTCTCTCCTGTAACAAATGAGCATGAACAGCGCACATCTGAAATATTACAAGAAGTTCTTGGTGATGAAGTAGCTATTTCTTTATCTAGCGAAATTGGAAATGTCGGGCTTCTAGAAAGAGAAAATGCAACCATTTTGAATGCAGCAATCGTAAATGTTGCAAGAACAACTGCAAATGGATTTGTAAATGCATTGAAAGAAGAAGGCATTCATGCGAAAGTCTTTTTCGGTCAAAATGATGGAACACTTATGTCAGTTGAATATACGGTACGATATCCAATCCTAACCATTGCTTGTGGGCCAACAAACAGTTTGCGTGGAGCATCTTATTTAACAAATATATCGGACGCGCTAGTTATTGATGTAGGTGGAACAACAACCGATATTGGCGTTCTAACAAATTCATTTCCGCGTCAATCATCACTAGCTGTAGAAATCGGTGGGGTTCGTACAAATTTTCGTATGCCAGATATTATGTCTGTAGGCCTTGGTGGCGGTACCATTATCCAACTTGACGAAGATAATACATTTCAAATTGGTCCAGGCAGCGTTGGCTATCGACTAACAGAAGAAGCACTTATTTTTGGTGGTAACACGTTAACTACCACTGACATTGTTGTTGCATTAGGAAAAGCAGACCTTGGCGATGCATCAAGAGTATCCCACTTGGATACTGATTTGTTAGAAAAAATATACGCAAAAATGGTGAATAGGCTTGAAGAAGCACTAGATAAAATGAAAACAAGTGCAGAACCAATACCAGTTATCTTAGTTGGTGGTGGAAGTATTTTGCTTCCTGATACACTAAAAGGGGCTTCCGAGGTCATTTGCCCGAATAACTTTGGGGTAGCAAATGCCATTGGATCAGCTATTTCTCAAGTAAGTGGTCAAATTGAGAAAATCTTTTCAATGGATGAACTTGGCCGAGATAAAACAATAGAAAAAGCGAAAAACATGGCACAGGAAGAAGCAATTATAGCAGGTGCTGACCCAGACGATCTAGTAATTGTTGACCTAGAAGATGTTCCTCTCGCATACCTAACTGGCAATGCCACTAGAATTCGAGTAAAAGCAGCCGGTTCGTTAAAGAAAACTACTTTGGCTTAA
- a CDS encoding DUF917 domain-containing protein, with amino-acid sequence MRLIGKQEIEDIAIGAALLGTGGGGDPYIGKLMALQAIEENGPIKLLSVDEVPDDALVVPSAMMGAPTVMIEKIPSGEEAIGAFKALQTYMGKEIYATMPIEAGGVNSLLPFVLAAQLGLPVIDADGMGRAFPELQMVTFYLDGVSATPMVLADEKGNNTVLNTINNVWAERIARSATIEMGGSVMLSIYPMDGKTVKQSAIHNILQLEEKIGQTIREAKLNNYDAVSEVLKLTNGYTLFKGKVTDIDRKTETGFARGIATIEGMENYQNEELYLKFQNEHLLAETKEKTLCMTPDLIAVLDSDTGMPITTEGLRYGARCVVVGLPCDAKWRTEKGIEATGPRYFGYDIDFVPVEELINKGEE; translated from the coding sequence ATGAGATTAATAGGCAAGCAAGAAATAGAAGATATCGCAATTGGTGCTGCTCTTTTAGGTACCGGTGGTGGCGGTGATCCATATATAGGTAAATTAATGGCATTACAAGCTATTGAAGAAAATGGACCTATTAAATTATTATCCGTTGATGAAGTACCTGACGATGCACTTGTGGTTCCATCCGCAATGATGGGAGCGCCAACTGTTATGATTGAAAAAATACCAAGTGGTGAAGAAGCGATTGGTGCCTTTAAAGCATTACAGACGTACATGGGTAAAGAAATTTATGCAACCATGCCTATCGAAGCAGGTGGCGTAAATTCATTATTACCTTTTGTCTTAGCTGCACAGTTAGGTTTGCCTGTTATCGATGCGGATGGAATGGGCAGAGCTTTTCCTGAACTACAAATGGTAACTTTTTATTTAGACGGCGTATCAGCTACACCAATGGTTCTAGCGGATGAAAAAGGAAATAATACGGTACTTAATACCATAAACAATGTATGGGCAGAGCGAATTGCTCGTAGTGCGACCATCGAAATGGGTGGATCTGTCATGCTTTCCATTTATCCAATGGACGGAAAAACAGTAAAACAAAGCGCTATTCACAATATCCTGCAACTGGAAGAAAAAATAGGCCAAACCATTCGTGAAGCTAAACTGAATAACTATGATGCAGTTTCCGAAGTGTTAAAGCTTACGAACGGGTACACATTGTTCAAAGGAAAAGTAACCGACATCGACCGTAAAACGGAAACCGGCTTTGCACGTGGTATAGCTACAATCGAAGGAATGGAAAACTATCAAAATGAAGAACTATACCTAAAATTTCAAAACGAACATTTACTAGCGGAAACGAAAGAAAAAACGTTATGCATGACACCAGATCTAATTGCTGTACTGGATTCGGATACTGGAATGCCAATTACTACAGAAGGCTTGCGATACGGGGCTCGTTGTGTCGTTGTAGGATTGCCTTGCGACGCTAAATGGCGTACTGAAAAAGGTATTGAAGCAACTGGCCCCCGATATTTCGGTTATGATATCGACTTCGTTCCAGTTGAAGAACTTATAAACAAGGGGGAAGAATAA